A single window of Aestuariirhabdus haliotis DNA harbors:
- a CDS encoding precorrin-8X methylmutase, with translation MYDYLKDPIAIERESFRQIRELSDLSGFSEDESQVAMRLVHTCGDPAVLDSFRISSQATEKGLQALAGNAPILCDVEMVRHGLTRRYINNPTHCFLNLDGIGERAKALGETRTMAALEHWVRLMDGAIVVIGNAPTALFRLLEMLAAGEAKPALIIGMPVGFVGASESKQALWEAQHWLDIGTITLLGRRGGSALAVSALNALARIQVGERY, from the coding sequence ATGTACGACTATTTAAAAGATCCCATCGCTATCGAACGTGAATCCTTTCGTCAAATTCGCGAGCTGAGTGATCTGTCCGGATTTTCCGAGGATGAGTCACAAGTAGCCATGCGGTTGGTCCACACCTGCGGCGACCCTGCTGTACTGGATAGCTTTCGAATTTCCAGTCAAGCCACTGAAAAAGGTCTACAGGCGCTGGCTGGTAACGCGCCTATATTGTGCGATGTTGAAATGGTGCGCCACGGCTTAACTCGACGTTATATTAACAATCCTACCCATTGTTTTCTCAATCTGGATGGTATCGGAGAACGCGCCAAAGCCCTTGGCGAAACCCGAACCATGGCGGCTCTGGAGCATTGGGTCCGCTTGATGGACGGTGCGATTGTGGTGATTGGCAATGCCCCTACGGCCCTGTTTCGATTACTGGAGATGCTCGCCGCCGGTGAAGCCAAACCCGCACTGATTATTGGCATGCCCGTCGGCTTTGTTGGCGCCAGCGAATCCAAACAGGCGTTGTGGGAAGCGCAGCACTGGCTTGATATTGGCACCATCACATTATTGGGCCGCCGAGGCGGTAGCGCGCTGGCCGTATCGGCCCTCAACGCACTGGCCAGAATCCAGGTCGGAGAGCGTTACTGA
- a CDS encoding precorrin-6A/cobalt-precorrin-6A reductase, which translates to MKILLLGGINEAKKLAGQLHRLGHQVTYSVAGLVRQPFLECPVISGGFSQYCKNEQPSSDSSGIEGLISWLGQQAIELVIDATHPYAEQISKHAVIASDRLGLPCWRYQRPAWQSSYEMPFDEVANWHSLSFTLPHYRRPLFAVGQIPPKRLDIAEHQQWLVRSAVPISHRHPRLTTITAIGPFSIAHEEQMLRLHRADLLIAKNSGGSTMNNKLAAANRLNIPVTLLQRPRLKSADREFSDLESLISALPNRVC; encoded by the coding sequence ATGAAAATTTTATTGCTCGGTGGTATTAACGAAGCCAAAAAGCTAGCCGGTCAATTACACCGACTGGGTCATCAGGTCACCTATTCCGTTGCCGGTCTGGTGCGACAGCCGTTTCTCGAGTGCCCGGTGATCAGTGGTGGCTTCTCCCAGTATTGCAAGAACGAACAACCTTCCAGTGACTCTTCTGGCATCGAGGGTTTAATAAGCTGGTTAGGCCAACAGGCTATCGAGCTGGTCATCGATGCCACCCACCCCTACGCCGAGCAGATCAGCAAGCATGCGGTTATCGCCTCAGACAGGCTTGGTCTGCCCTGCTGGCGCTACCAACGCCCCGCCTGGCAAAGCAGTTATGAAATGCCTTTTGACGAAGTCGCCAACTGGCATTCGCTCAGCTTCACGCTGCCTCACTACCGTCGACCACTGTTTGCCGTAGGCCAGATTCCACCAAAGCGATTGGATATAGCCGAACACCAACAATGGCTGGTACGCAGCGCCGTTCCGATTTCGCACCGACACCCCCGGTTAACGACGATTACTGCGATTGGCCCTTTCTCGATCGCCCATGAAGAACAGATGCTTCGATTACATCGAGCCGACCTGCTGATCGCCAAAAACAGCGGAGGCTCGACCATGAATAACAAACTGGCCGCCGCCAACCGGCTCAATATTCCGGTCACGCTGTTACAAAGGCCCCGTTTGAAGAGTGCCGATCGTGAATTTTCTGATCTCGAATCATTGATCAGCGCCTTGCCCAACCGAGTTTGCTAG
- a CDS encoding cobalt-precorrin-5B (C(1))-methyltransferase, producing the protein MREETPEAKRPLRSGYTTGACATVTALAAASAQLGVIVGHELEIRLPRGEQVRLPLTRQKILSDGRMEAATIKDAGDDPDVTHGATIYTRVRLTEQPDIKLLAGEGVGMVTRPGLPIAAGEPAINPVPRRMIHEHLRQLSEQQGYQGGFEVEINVENGAHLATKTMNPRLGIVGGLSILGTTGIVRPFSCSAYIASIHQGMDVAASNGYDHIAICTGSNSERGIQHQLDLDEIALVEIGDFVGAALKHLHRTPLKRLSIAGGFGKLSKLAEGHLDLHSRRSSIDLHRIAEHAGTIGGSKQLQNDICNANSSLHALQLCQQHNLPIAERICDVACQQALRISRSTVAIDVWAFDRNGELLGSATK; encoded by the coding sequence ATGCGGGAAGAAACCCCTGAAGCAAAACGTCCGCTAAGGAGTGGTTATACCACCGGTGCATGCGCCACGGTAACCGCGCTGGCCGCCGCGAGTGCACAACTGGGGGTTATTGTTGGCCATGAGCTTGAGATCAGGCTACCCAGAGGAGAGCAGGTTCGTCTGCCATTGACTCGTCAAAAAATACTCAGCGACGGACGTATGGAGGCCGCCACCATAAAAGATGCCGGGGATGATCCTGACGTAACCCATGGCGCAACCATCTACACCCGTGTACGCCTGACTGAACAGCCGGATATCAAACTACTGGCGGGTGAAGGTGTCGGCATGGTTACCCGACCGGGACTGCCGATTGCTGCCGGAGAACCCGCCATTAATCCAGTCCCCCGGCGCATGATCCACGAACACCTGCGCCAGCTGTCGGAGCAACAGGGCTACCAGGGAGGCTTCGAAGTCGAGATCAATGTGGAAAACGGAGCCCATCTGGCGACCAAAACCATGAACCCCCGGCTCGGCATTGTCGGGGGTCTCTCTATTCTTGGCACAACCGGTATCGTAAGGCCCTTTTCCTGTTCTGCTTATATCGCCAGCATTCATCAGGGTATGGATGTTGCCGCCAGCAATGGTTATGACCACATTGCCATCTGCACAGGCAGCAATAGCGAGCGCGGCATTCAACATCAGCTGGATCTGGACGAGATCGCTCTGGTTGAAATCGGTGACTTCGTTGGGGCTGCCCTGAAACATCTGCATCGTACGCCACTCAAGCGACTCAGTATCGCCGGAGGGTTCGGTAAACTCAGCAAGCTGGCCGAGGGGCATCTCGACCTGCACAGTCGGCGCAGCAGCATCGACCTGCACCGTATTGCCGAACATGCAGGCACTATTGGCGGGTCAAAACAACTGCAAAACGACATTTGCAACGCCAATAGCAGCCTGCATGCCTTGCAGCTTTGCCAACAGCACAACCTGCCGATCGCCGAGCGAATTTGTGACGTCGCTTGCCAGCAAGCGCTTCGTATCAGCCGCAGTACGGTAGCCATCGATGTCTGGGCTTTTGACCGCAACGGCGAACTACTGGGCAGCGCAACGAAATGA
- a CDS encoding sirohydrochlorin chelatase produces MTQSTKPALLVVGHGSRDVEAIEEFQQLTRHLQKSYPERLCATGFLEFARPLISDGIEQLRQQGAQKITAIPGMLMAAGHAKNDIPSELNTLQAEHDNLEITYGRDLGVHPKMIQAAQSRIEEVEHQFGDNYDRKDTLLVVIGRGASDADANSNISKITRVLEEGMGFGWAVTGYSGVTSPLIGDALARSHRLGFKQVIVFPYFLFTGRLVKMIYRVTDEYQQQHPDIKVVKAPYLNDHPLVLETFIERMQETEQGTGNMNCQMCQYRVQIIGSEHKVGQPQEGHHHHVRGAGTDHDHHHDHSHHHHSHDH; encoded by the coding sequence ATGACCCAATCGACCAAACCCGCCCTGCTTGTTGTAGGCCATGGCTCGCGTGATGTAGAAGCGATCGAAGAGTTCCAGCAGCTCACCCGGCACCTTCAGAAGAGCTACCCCGAAAGGCTCTGTGCGACCGGTTTTCTGGAATTTGCCCGGCCACTGATCAGTGACGGGATTGAACAACTGCGCCAACAGGGGGCACAGAAAATCACAGCCATTCCGGGTATGTTAATGGCCGCCGGCCATGCCAAAAACGATATTCCCAGCGAGCTGAATACCCTGCAAGCCGAGCACGATAATCTGGAAATTACCTATGGCCGCGACCTCGGTGTGCACCCCAAAATGATTCAGGCGGCCCAGTCCCGCATTGAAGAAGTCGAACATCAGTTCGGTGACAACTACGATCGCAAAGACACCCTGCTGGTAGTGATCGGACGAGGGGCCTCGGATGCGGATGCCAACTCCAATATTTCCAAAATTACCCGGGTACTCGAAGAAGGCATGGGTTTTGGTTGGGCGGTTACCGGCTACAGCGGTGTCACCTCCCCCCTGATTGGTGATGCTCTGGCTCGCAGTCATCGACTGGGCTTCAAGCAAGTTATTGTGTTCCCCTATTTTCTCTTTACCGGCCGCCTGGTAAAAATGATCTACCGAGTCACCGATGAATACCAGCAACAACACCCGGACATCAAAGTTGTTAAGGCACCCTACTTGAACGACCACCCACTGGTGCTGGAAACCTTTATCGAGCGTATGCAGGAAACAGAACAGGGTACCGGCAATATGAATTGCCAGATGTGCCAATATCGGGTACAGATTATCGGTTCCGAGCACAAAGTCGGTCAGCCCCAGGAAGGACACCACCACCATGTCCGTGGTGCTGGCACCGACCATGACCACCACCATGATCATAGCCACCACCATCATAGTCACGACCACTGA